One part of the Glycine soja cultivar W05 chromosome 11, ASM419377v2, whole genome shotgun sequence genome encodes these proteins:
- the LOC114377472 gene encoding zinc finger A20 and AN1 domain-containing stress-associated protein 8-like, which produces MDHDKTGCQAPPEGPILCINNCGFFGSAATLSMCSKCHKDMMLKQEQAKLVASSIGNIMNGSSSSSGNEPVVATSVDVSVNSVESKIISAQPLVASGSDESDEAKPKDGPKRCSNCNKRVGLTGFNCRCGNLFCSEHRYSDKHNCPFDYRTAARDAIAKANPTVKAEKLVKI; this is translated from the coding sequence ATGGACCATGACAAGACTGGATGCCAAGCTCCCCCAGAAGGTCCTATATTGTGCATCAACAACTGCGGATTTTTTGGAAGTGCAGCTACCTTGAGCATGTGTTCTAAGTGCCACAAAGACATGATGCTGAAGCAGGAGCAGGCAAAGCTTGTAGCATCATCCATTGGGAATATTATGAATGGGTCATCAAGCAGCAGTGGAAATGAACCTGTCGTTGCTACCAGTGTGGATGTTTCAGTCAATTCAGTAGAGTCTAAAATTATCTCTGCTCAACCTTTAGTTGCTTCAGGTTCAGACGAGAGTGATGAGGCGAAGCCCAAGGATGGTCCAAAACGATGCAGCAACTGCAATAAGCGGGTTGGTTTGACAGGATTTAATTGTCGATGCGGTAACCTTTTCTGTTCTGAACATCGCTACTCAGACAAGCATAATTGCCCATTTGATTATCGCACTGCTGCAAGGGATGCCATAGCTAAAGCAAATCCAACTGTCAAGGCTGAGAAACTTGTTAAGATCTAG